TATATATGTTAACGCTGAAGTGATTGCACATTTATCTTCACGCTTGGAGAATGCGTTGTGGCTATGTGGAAAGATTTTATGTATCTTCCCTTTGCTGCAGCAGGTTTTGCTTTCACAACAGCATCATACAGCGCCATTATATTCTCTTTCAGTTTATCGTTGTCAAACGACCTTTTGCCAACACCAACATGAATATTTGCCGTCTTGTCAACTCTAAATTCAACTTCACCTGCTTTTGCTCTTTTTACTGCATCTGCAACATCAAATGTAACCGTGCCTACCTTCGGGTTTGGCATAAGTCCTCTTGGACCGAGAATCTTACCCAAGCGTCCAACTATACCCATCATGTCTGGTGTTGCTATAACCTTATCAAAATCAAGCCACCCTTCTTTGGCAATCTTATCTGCATACTCCTGACCGCCAACATAATCAGCACCAGCTTCTTCAGCTTCCTTAATCTTTTCACCCTTAGCGAAAACAAGAACCTTAACGCTCTTACCTGTTCCATGTGGCAGGGTTACTGAGCCCCTTACGACCTGGTCTGAATGTTTCGGGTCAACACCCAATCTCATGTGAACTTCAACAGTCTCATCGTAATTGGCATACGCTATCTCTTTAAGAATCTTCAAAGCTTCATCTAAGGAGTACTCTTTTAGATGATCATACTTCTTTAACGCTTCAATGTATTTTTTTCCTCTCTTTCCCATCGCTCTCTCCTTTCTTTAAAGAGCTCCCACTTCCTTCAAGGAGTGGTAAAGTCTGTTTTTAGAAATCTTCAACTTCAACACCCATATTTATCGCTGTTCCAGCAACAGTCTTCATAGCCTTATACAAATCATTGGTGTTCAAATCCGGCAGCTTTATCTTTGCTATCTCTTCAAGCTGCTGTTTGGTAAGCTTTCCAACCTTTACCCTTGCAGGGTCTGAAGAACCCTTCTCAATACCCAAAGCTTTCTTTATCAGAGAGCTTGCTGGCGGTGTCTTTGTAATAAAATCAAACGACCTGTCAGCATAAACTGTGATAATGACAGGCACTATATCACCCATTCTGTCCTTTGTAACATCATTGAACTTCTTAACGAAGTCCATAATGTTAACACCATGTTGACCAAGTGCAGGACCGACCGGTGGAGCAGGTGATGCTTTGCCAGCTTCTATCTGCAGCTTAATCTGGGCTACAACTTCCTTCTTACCCATTGCTCAAACTCCTTTATTCAACTTTCTCGACTTGATTGTAATTCAATTCAACCGGTGTCGAACGACCAAAAATACTTATCAAGATTCTCAATCTTCCCTTATCTATATCAACTTCTTCTATCGTTCCAGTAAAGTTGGCAAATGGACCGTCCAATACCCTTACGGACTCACCAGGTTCAAACGATACAGACAATCTTGGAGCTTCTTTTGAGCTTTCAACTCTCTCTTTAATCTGCCTTATCTCACTCTCATCCATAGGAACGGGCTCTTTGCCATAACCCACAAAACCTGAAACAAACGACATACGCTTCACAAGGTTATAAAGCTTATCACTCATTCTTGCCTTTACAAATACATAGCTCGGATAGAGACACTTCTTGACCTTCTCTTTCTTGTTGTTCTTTTTTATCTCAATAACTTCTTCCAAAGGCACGAAAATCTCTTCTACTTCACTTTCCAAACCAGCGCTTTTTAGCTTGTTTTCGAGCATAGATTTAACTTTCTCTTCATAACCAACCTGCGTATGGATAGCATACCACTTAAAATCGCTCATTTATGATAACCTTCTCTATTTAAAAAGTGATTGGAGTCCTATTGAAAGAAGATAGTCCAGCACACTCAAAATAAAAGCCACTATCACTGTGAACATAATCACAGAGATAGTGGCACTTGTCACTTCCTTTTTACCAGGCCAAACTACCTTCTTGAACTCTATCTTTACCTCTTCAAGAAAGCTTAAAATCTTCTTCATCATAATAATAAAAAAATGGCAGGCCAGGGAGGACTCGAACCCCCAACCAACGGTTTTGGAGACCGCCGCTCTACCAATTGGAGCTACTGGCCTGTTTTATTTTACCTCTCTGTGTATTGTATGTTTTCTACAAAATGGACAGTATTTTCTTAATTCAAGTTTCTCTTTTGATTTCTTTTTATCCCTTGTGCTGGTATAATTTTTTCTTTTGCACTCTGAGCATGCCAAAGTTACCATCTCACGCATCAGATTCTCCTTACTCCAATATCTCCGTTATAACACCAGCACCAACTGTTCTACCACCTTCCCTGATAGCGAAGCGTGTCTCTTTCTCTAAAGCAACAGGTGCAATGAGTTCAACAGTTAATTCAACATTGTCTCCTGGCATAACCATCTCAACGCCTTCTGGCAGATGAACGGTTCCAGTAACATCTGTGGTTCTGATGTAGAACTGTGGTCTATAACCATCGAAGAATGGTGTGTGTCTTCCACCTTCGTCTTTGGTCAGAACATAGACCTGAGCCTTGAACTTCTTGTGTGGTGTGATGGAACCTGGTTTTGCAAGAACCATTCCTCTTTCAACATCTTCTTTCTTGATACCTCTTAGGAGAACTCCAACATTGTCTCCAGCCATTGCTTCGTCAAGTATCTTTCTGAACATCTCAAGGGATGTTGCAACAGTCTTTCTTGTCTCTCTGAAGCCTACGATTTCTACTTCTTCACCTGGCTTGAGAACGCCTCTTTCCACTCTTCCTGTTACGACTGTTCCTCTTCCTGAGATGGAGAAGATATCTTCAATTGGCATCAAGAATGGTTTGTCTGCTTCTCTCTGTGGAGTTGGTATGTATTCATCAACTGCATCCATTAACTCTTCTATTGCCTTTGTCCACTCGTTGGACTGGCCTGGTGGTGTCTCAAGAGCTTTTAGAGCTGAACCTCTGATTACTGGAACATCATCACCAGGGTAGCCATACTTTGAGAGAAGCTCTCTTACTTCCATCTCAACAAGGTCAACAAGCTCTTCATCATCAACCATATCAATCTTGTTTAGGAATACAACGATGTATGGAACATTAACCTGTCTTGCAAGAAGTATGTGCTCTCTTGTCTGTGGCATTGGACCATCTGCTGCAGAGACAACAAGAATAGCACCGTCCATCTGAGCAGCACCAGTAATCATGTTCTTGATGTAGTCAGCATGCCCTGGACAGTCAACATGAGCATAGTGTCTTTTGTCTGTCTCATACTCAACATGAGCAGTGTTGATTGTGATTCCTCTCTCTTTCTCTTCTGGTGCATTGTCGATGTCGTTGTAATCCTTGAACTCTGCTTTACCCTTCTCTGCCAAAACCTTTGTGATAGCTGCTGTTAGAGTTGTTTTACCATGGTCGATGTGGCCGATTGTTCCGATGTTAACATGTGGTTTTGAGCGGACATATTTTTCCTTTGCCATAAAAGCCTCCTTAAAAAACTTATGGAGCCCACGAGCGGGCTCGAACCGCCGACCTCTTCCTTACCAAGGAAGTGCTCTACCGGCTGAGCTACATGGGCGCCTAAATAAAAATGGAGCGGGAAACGGGACTCGAACCCGCGACCCTCAGCTTGGAAGGCTGATGCTCTAGCCAACTGAGCTATTCCCGCTCTTTGACACCACTAAAAATGGTGGAGAGGGGAGGATTCGAACCTCCGAAGGCATAAGCCGGCAGATTTACAGTCTGCTCCCTTTGACCGCTCGGGAACCTCTCCACTGGAGCTGGCGAAGGGACTTGAACCCCCAACCGGCTGATTACAAGTCAGCTGCTCTACCGATTGAGCTACGCCAGCTCAGGCAAAATGGGATTATATACGCAAAAATTCATTTGTCAACCCTTAAGTTAACTTTTTTGCATTTTTATTTTCTTTTTATCTTCTTCTCAACGAAGTATATCAACTCTTCAGCTGTTTCGCCATCTTCAGGATAGACAACCCTATCCACCACAACACCTATATACTCGCTTATACACACGCCCTTCTTTGTCTTCTCTCTGCATTTAGTATCATCCATAAAACTTTCTTTTAATAATCTTGCTAAATTGATACCATTAAAGAAAGACTCTATCTCTTCAAGCGAAAATTTATCCAACTTCACAGCAACGAGAAAGATATCAGCATAGGCACGGCAGGCAAACATCTCACCCTTAAATAATTTTTCAGCATCTTTTATAATCTTTGCCATGTTTTCTATGACTCTATTGCCTGTTTCGGTTGAAAATCTATAGTTTACTTCAGCTATACCCTTTATATTTATAGCAAAAAGAACAAATCTTCTGTTATTCTTTATCAAACTTCGCAACTCTCCGACAAAGGAAGTAATAAATAGCAAACCTGTCATATAATCAACCTTAAATATTTCACTTCTTATTCTATCTATTTCTTCTGACATAAATTCAGCCGTTGTGAGCTCTCTCTCCTTAAATGCATCAAGAAGAACCTTCTCAACCTTACTCAGAATATCTTGGTCAACCTTCTCCTTTTTCAAAATCTCAATAGCTTCTTCTGGTGTAAACGCCTTTCTGTAAGGTCTTGTCGTCGTTAGTGCATCGAATATGTCAGCTATTGCAAGTATGCGTGCTTCAATACATATCTCATCACACTTAAGCCCATCAGGATAACCACTCCCATCACACTTCTCGTGATGCTGCCTTACACACTCTGCTATATCTTTAAAATGCTCAACCCTTTTTAGTATCTCATACGATATGACAGAGTGATATTTTATCGTTTTATACTCATTCTCTGACAACCTTCCCGGTTTTAGAAGTATGTTGTCGGGTATGCCCACCTTGCCTATATCGTGCAGAAGGCCTGCTTTATAAATCTTCTCTTGAAACTTCTCATCAAAACCTAAAGCTTCGGCAATCTTTTTCGAATAGAAAGCAACCCTTTGAGAATGCCCTTTTGTGTATATATCGCGGGTTTCAAGCACATCAACAAAGGATTTAAGCAAATCGTTCTCATATTTCTTAAACTTCTCTATCGCCTTATTTAAACTGCCAGTTATCCACATTAGCTGTTTTATACGCCTATATGGGCGCGTGTCTATAAACTCTGCCCTGCTTAAATAATCTTCAAATTTTCTAAATACCGTGTTGATTTTTCTGTTGGCAAATCTTGAAACATACAAATAGAGTGCAAGTATCAGAAAAGAGACGACCGAAAACACAAGAGCCATCGTGGTTTTAACTCTGTTTAGCTCTCTCTTGTCTCTAATCTGTGCAAGGCGTAAAGAACTATACAAATCTGGCATATATGTGCCCGTTCCTATAACCCAATTCCATCTCTTGAATAATTTTAGATAACTTACTTTTAGCACATCCCTATCGCTACCTGGCAATCTATAGTAATACTCAACAAAAGAGTATCCCTTTGTCTCTATATCTTTAAAATATTTTTCCCTATACAAAAAGCCTTCTTTATCCTTTTTCAAAAGCGAAAGGCACCTGCTTTCGGCTTTTGGTCTGTTCGGATTTACTATCTCGTAAGCAAAGCAACCATTCGAAGGATGTTTTCTTAACTTTAAAACAAATATGTATCCGTGATTATTTTTACCGTATCTGTATATTGACAGATACTTAACCCACTTCTGATGCAAGCTATACTCAATAGGCTCAAGGTCAAACCTGCCAACAACTATATATCCATAATTTCTAAAAACAACAAAGAATGTAAAACCATACCTTCCGATGTCTTCTTTTTTCAGAAAGTGCCAGTTGTAAGGATAATTTTGAAAGAGACAGCCAGTATCATGACTCTTTGCAAGATTTACAAGCTTCAAAAACGGTTTATTAGACTTCTTATCTTCTAAACCAATCAAATTCCTGCCTTCCAAAAGCTTATCAAATGGGTTAAATAGACACCTGCCCTTTAAATCAAATATGTAATATGTGATGTCAGAGTTAAATGTCTCTAAAGCCAAATACCTTCTTGCAAACAGAAGAAACTTGTCTCTGCCTTCACTTTTTAGAGCATAGAGCTTTCTTACAGTTTTGTAAAATTCTGCCTGTTTTTCCTTTTTTATCTTTCCGTATGTGTAATTTATATCTTCTTCTATCTCCTTTATTATGTTATCAACCATATACTTTGAATACTCTTTGGCATTTTCAAGGTAAATGCTGGTAATATGTTTTACATTTTCGTGATAACACTCAAGAGCAGTCTTGTGCCAAAAATATCCGACAACAAAAACAGATAAAGCTGTGATAAGAAGGGATGCTGTTAACAAAACAGATATCATCGAGACCTTTACATTCTTAAACTTCTCCTTTATTCCCATAGCAGAAAAATTTATAACTCCTTTGGAAAAATCTTCAATTATTACTCACTCTTATGCTTATCTAAAGCATATAAATATTTCATTCTCAAATCGTAAAGCACTTCTTCTAACAACTCTTGCTCATCCTTCAAAAGATTGCCTTCTGTCTTTTCCTTTAACACTTCTATAAGGTCTATCGTATATTTTGCCTGTTTTAAATCAATCTTTTTCTCCTTAGAAAATGGGTCTTCAACCACACCAAGCAGAACATAAACACTTTGGGCTAAAGAGAGAATAAGGTCTGCAAACTTAGGTTTATCATCCATTTTAGCCCTCCTTATAGCCGCTTTTTACAGCAATAACAATAGAAGCAAGAACAATCACCATACCTATAAGCTGACCA
This genomic stretch from Hippea alviniae EP5-r harbors:
- the rpmG gene encoding 50S ribosomal protein L33 yields the protein MREMVTLACSECKRKNYTSTRDKKKSKEKLELRKYCPFCRKHTIHREVK
- the tuf gene encoding elongation factor Tu, whose translation is MAKEKYVRSKPHVNIGTIGHIDHGKTTLTAAITKVLAEKGKAEFKDYNDIDNAPEEKERGITINTAHVEYETDKRHYAHVDCPGHADYIKNMITGAAQMDGAILVVSAADGPMPQTREHILLARQVNVPYIVVFLNKIDMVDDEELVDLVEMEVRELLSKYGYPGDDVPVIRGSALKALETPPGQSNEWTKAIEELMDAVDEYIPTPQREADKPFLMPIEDIFSISGRGTVVTGRVERGVLKPGEEVEIVGFRETRKTVATSLEMFRKILDEAMAGDNVGVLLRGIKKEDVERGMVLAKPGSITPHKKFKAQVYVLTKDEGGRHTPFFDGYRPQFYIRTTDVTGTVHLPEGVEMVMPGDNVELTVELIAPVALEKETRFAIREGGRTVGAGVITEILE
- the secE gene encoding preprotein translocase subunit SecE — its product is MMKKILSFLEEVKIEFKKVVWPGKKEVTSATISVIMFTVIVAFILSVLDYLLSIGLQSLFK
- a CDS encoding DUF1844 domain-containing protein; this translates as MDDKPKFADLILSLAQSVYVLLGVVEDPFSKEKKIDLKQAKYTIDLIEVLKEKTEGNLLKDEQELLEEVLYDLRMKYLYALDKHKSE
- the rplK gene encoding 50S ribosomal protein L11 — encoded protein: MGKKEVVAQIKLQIEAGKASPAPPVGPALGQHGVNIMDFVKKFNDVTKDRMGDIVPVIITVYADRSFDFITKTPPASSLIKKALGIEKGSSDPARVKVGKLTKQQLEEIAKIKLPDLNTNDLYKAMKTVAGTAINMGVEVEDF
- a CDS encoding HD domain-containing phosphohydrolase; the encoded protein is MGIKEKFKNVKVSMISVLLTASLLITALSVFVVGYFWHKTALECYHENVKHITSIYLENAKEYSKYMVDNIIKEIEEDINYTYGKIKKEKQAEFYKTVRKLYALKSEGRDKFLLFARRYLALETFNSDITYYIFDLKGRCLFNPFDKLLEGRNLIGLEDKKSNKPFLKLVNLAKSHDTGCLFQNYPYNWHFLKKEDIGRYGFTFFVVFRNYGYIVVGRFDLEPIEYSLHQKWVKYLSIYRYGKNNHGYIFVLKLRKHPSNGCFAYEIVNPNRPKAESRCLSLLKKDKEGFLYREKYFKDIETKGYSFVEYYYRLPGSDRDVLKVSYLKLFKRWNWVIGTGTYMPDLYSSLRLAQIRDKRELNRVKTTMALVFSVVSFLILALYLYVSRFANRKINTVFRKFEDYLSRAEFIDTRPYRRIKQLMWITGSLNKAIEKFKKYENDLLKSFVDVLETRDIYTKGHSQRVAFYSKKIAEALGFDEKFQEKIYKAGLLHDIGKVGIPDNILLKPGRLSENEYKTIKYHSVISYEILKRVEHFKDIAECVRQHHEKCDGSGYPDGLKCDEICIEARILAIADIFDALTTTRPYRKAFTPEEAIEILKKEKVDQDILSKVEKVLLDAFKERELTTAEFMSEEIDRIRSEIFKVDYMTGLLFITSFVGELRSLIKNNRRFVLFAINIKGIAEVNYRFSTETGNRVIENMAKIIKDAEKLFKGEMFACRAYADIFLVAVKLDKFSLEEIESFFNGINLARLLKESFMDDTKCREKTKKGVCISEYIGVVVDRVVYPEDGETAEELIYFVEKKIKRK
- the nusG gene encoding transcription termination/antitermination protein NusG; protein product: MSDFKWYAIHTQVGYEEKVKSMLENKLKSAGLESEVEEIFVPLEEVIEIKKNNKKEKVKKCLYPSYVFVKARMSDKLYNLVKRMSFVSGFVGYGKEPVPMDESEIRQIKERVESSKEAPRLSVSFEPGESVRVLDGPFANFTGTIEEVDIDKGRLRILISIFGRSTPVELNYNQVEKVE
- the rplA gene encoding 50S ribosomal protein L1 gives rise to the protein MGKRGKKYIEALKKYDHLKEYSLDEALKILKEIAYANYDETVEVHMRLGVDPKHSDQVVRGSVTLPHGTGKSVKVLVFAKGEKIKEAEEAGADYVGGQEYADKIAKEGWLDFDKVIATPDMMGIVGRLGKILGPRGLMPNPKVGTVTFDVADAVKRAKAGEVEFRVDKTANIHVGVGKRSFDNDKLKENIMALYDAVVKAKPAAAKGRYIKSFHIATTHSPSVKINVQSLQR